Proteins found in one Aphis gossypii isolate Hap1 unplaced genomic scaffold, ASM2018417v2 Contig00369, whole genome shotgun sequence genomic segment:
- the LOC126553918 gene encoding uncharacterized protein LOC126553918, which produces MGDRVDMVSKLDNVEENISPKRRNIPGKLMWSRQKTMIINIYKDLKLKSPSKPYKEIMVEISNITGIGRNSIVSIISEYKKTGTVTSPNKTRNKKCLFDSIDDLDRNALRQKVHSFWLRKEIPTIDKILHAVNEDPALPDFKRISLYSLIKKLDFVFTKRKRCSVLTEREDLLVWRQNYLYDVRKYREEGRTVYYLDETWLNAGDRVDKVWVDQTIRSKHDAFNKGLTTGVTNPTGKGKRLIIVHIGSHKGFVDGGLENESTGKQRDISDIQAMLTQAEPSDEYYEQYTIHTLNEPRKNSKATDLYQMLKVDAQSIDQRDLQLD; this is translated from the exons ATGGGTGATCGTGTGGATATGGTTTCTAAATTGGACAACGTAGAGGAAAATATTTCACCTAAAAGAAGAAATATTCCAGGAAAa ttgATGTGGAGCCGTCAGAAGACCAtgattatcaacatttataaggACTTGAAATTGAAGTCTCCGAGTAAGCCGTACAAGGAAATTATGgttgaaatttcaaatatcaCAGGTATTGGTCGCAATTCGATAGTTTCAATTATTTCCGAATACAAAAAAACTGGAACTGTTACGTCTCCTAATAAGAcacgtaataaaaaatgtctgtTCGATAGCATTGACGATTTAGATCGTAATGCACTTCGTCAAAAAGTTCATTCCTTTTGGTTGAGAAAAGAAATACCAACCATCGACAAAATTTTGCATGCGGTGAATGAAGATCCTGCTCTTCCCGATTTCAAACGCATTTCGTTGTATTCGTTGATAAAGAAATTGGACTTCGTCTTCACCAAGAGGAAAAGATGCAGCGTGTTGACGGAGCGAGAAGATCTGTTGGTTTGGCGTCAGAATTATTTGTACGATGTACGTAAATATAGAGAAGAAGGTCGTACCGTCTACTATCTAGACGAAACGTGGCTAAATGCAGGTGATCGTGTTGACAAAGTATGGGTCGACCAGACAATTCGGTCAAAACATGACGCTTTTAACAAAGGTCTGACAACAGGTGTTACGAACCCGACTGGCAAGGGCAAACGTTTGATAATTGTACACATTGGCTCGCACAAAGGTTTTGTAGATGGTGGTCTG GAAAATGAAAGTACTGGCAAGCAAAGGGACATAAGTGATATACAAGCTATGCTAACTCAAGCAGAACCAAGCGATGAGTACTACGAacaatacacaatacataCACTTAATGAACCTCGTAAGAATTCTAAAGCTACTGATCTTTATCAAATGCTAAAAGTAGATGCACAGTCAATTGATCAACGAGATTTACAATTAGATTGA